TCGACGTATTATTCCTCGATCTTACCGCCGGCAGCTTCGATAGCTGCACGTGCACCTTTGGTTACCTTCAGACCTTTTACGGTCACTGGGCGCTCAATGGTACCTGAAAGAACGATTTTCGCAAACTGGATGTTGCGAGTAATCACGTTCGCATCTTTCAGTGCGTTCAGGTCGATAACATCACCGTTTACTTTTGCCAGTTCGCTTACGCGAACTTCAGCGGTTACCATCGCGATGCGTGAGGTGAAACCGAACTTAGGCAGACGGATCTTCAGTGGCATCTGACCACCCTCGAAGCCAATGCGAACACCGCCGCCGCTACGAGATTTTTGACCCTTGTGACCGCGACCAGCAGTCTTGCCTAAGCCAGAACCAATACCACGACCTACACGCTTAGCGGCATGCTTTGAACCCGCTGCTGGGGAAAGAGAATTCAATTTCATTGATTAACCCTCCACCTTAACCATGTAGTAGACCTTGTTGATCATACCGCGAATAGCAGGAGTATCCTGCAGTTCAACAGTGTGACCAATGCGACGTAGGCCTAGGCCTGTCAGAGTCGCACGGTGCTTAGGCAGACGGCCGATAGCACTCTTGGTCTGAGTTACTTTGATAGTCTTAGTTGCCATGGTGCATTACCCCCGAATTTCGTCAACATTCAGGCCACGCTTAGCTGCAATCTGCGCAGGTGACTTCATGTTCACCAGAGCATCAACAGTTGCACGTACGATGTTGATCGGGTTAGTAGAACCGTATGCTTTAGACAGAACGTTATGAACGCCTGCTACTTCCAATACGGCGCGCATCGCACCACCGGCAATAATACCGGTACCTTGAGACGCTGGTTGCATGTATACGCGAGAACCAGAGTGACGACCTTTCACTGGGTGGTGCAAGGTGCCTTGGTTCAGTTGTACATTCACCATGTTACGACGCGCTTTTTCCATTGCTTTTTGAATAGCAGCTGGAACTTCGCGAGCCTTACCGTAACCAAAGCCAACCTTACCAGCACCATCACCCACTACAGTCAGTGCAGTGAAGCTGAAGATACGGCCGCCCTTAACTACTTTAGAAACACGATTTACTGCAATCAGTTTTTCTTGCAGATCGTCTTTTTGCTGAGCTTCTACTTTAGCCATTGTATAAACCCCTTAGAACTGGAGGCCAGCTTCACGAGCAGCATCTGCCAGCGCAGCTACACGACCGTGATACTTGAAACCAGAACGATCGAAGGCAACAACAGTTACGCCTTTTTCGATCGCGCGTTCAGCAACAGCTTTACCTACTGCCTTGGCTGCGTCTACGTTACCGGTGTACTTCAGCGCTTCTTTTACTGCTTTTTCAGCAGTAGAAGCAGAAGCAACAACCTGAGCTTCAGGATTGATAACCTGAGCGTAAATGTGACGCGGAGTACGATGTACAACCAGACGGTTAGCGCCCAGCTCTTGGATCTTCTTGCGAGCGCGAGTCGCGCGACGCAAGCGAGATGATTTCTTATCCATATCGCGTTACCTTACTTCTTCTTAGCCTCTTTACGGCGTACTTGTTCGTCTTCATAACGAACACCCTTACCCTTATAAGGCTCAGGTGGACGATAGCCACGAATCTCAGCAGCTACCTGGCCAACCAACTGTTTGTCAACACCATGGATGACAATGTCGGTTTGACTTGGGCATTCTGCAGTAACACCAGCAGGCAGAGTGTGAACCAGTGGGTGTGAGAAACCTAAGGTCAGGTCAACACCATTACCAACTACTTTGGCACGGTAACCTACACCGATTAGCTTCAGTTTCTTTTCGAAACCTTGAGACACACCGATAACCATGTTGTTAACCAGAGCGCGTGCAGTACCAGCTTGAGCCCAAGCATTTACAACACCTTCAACTGGACCAAACTTGATTTGGCTATCTTCAACAACAACTGCAACTGCACTGTTGATTACGCGAGTCAGAGAACCTTTACCACCTTTTACGGTGATTTCCTGACCGTTTAAAGTCACCTCTACGCCAGCTGGAATAGTGACTGGTGCTTTTGCTACACGAGACATTCCTAGCTCCTTATGCTACGTAGCAGATAACCTCACCACCCATGCCTGCAAGGCGGGCGGCACGATCAGTCATCAGGCCTTTAGAAGTGGACACGATTGCGACACCCAGACCGCCCATCACCTTTGGCAGTTCGTCTTTACCTTTGTAAATACGAAGACCAGGACGGCTTACGCGCTGGATAGTCTCAACAACTGGTTTGCCTTGGAAGTACTTCAAAGTCACTTCCAATTCAGGCTTGGCTTCACCTGCTACAGCGTAGTCAGTGATATAACCTTCGTCTTTCAGCAGCTTAGCGATAGCTACTTTCAGCTTGGCAGAAGGCATCTTCACAGACACTTTGTTAGCAGCTTGGCCGTTACGGATACGGGTTAACATATCCGCAATAGGATCTTGCATGCTCATATTAGCTTACTCCGTGACAAGTGCTTACCAGCTGGCCTTACGCAGACCAGGAACTTCACCACGCATGGTTGCTTCACGCAGTTTGATACGGCTCAAGCCGAACTTGCGTAGGAAGCCATGTGGGCGACCAGTTTGATTACAGCGGTTACGCTGACGCGCAGCACTGGAATCACGTGGTAGGGCTTGCAGCTTCAGTACTGCATCCCAACGAGCTTCGTCAGAAGTCTCTGGGCTGCTGATGATAGCTTTCAGAGCAGCACGCTTTTCAGCGTACTTAGCTACGAGCTTTGCACGCTTTACTTCACGTGCTTTCATTGATTGTTTTGCCATTACGCTACCCTTACTTTCGGAATGGGAAGTTAAAAGCGTCTAACAAAGCACGACCTTCTTCGTCAGTCTTCGCAGAGGTAGTGATAACAATATCCATACCGCGAATTTTATCGATCTTATCGTAATCGATTTCTGGGAAGATGATTTGCTCGCGAACGCCCATAGCGTAGTTACCGCGACCATCGAATGACTTAGCACTCAGACCACGGAAGTCACGGATACGTGGGATTGCGATGTCAACCAGACGCTCGAAGAATTCCCACATGCGCTCTCCGCGCAGAGTGACTTTACAACCAATAGGGTAGCCTTCACGGATTTTGAAGCCTGCAACTGATTTACGAGCAACAGTTACAATTGGCTTCTGACCAGCGATTGCAGTCATATCACGGACAGCATTTTCCATGATTTTCTTGTCTGCAACAGCTTCGCCAACACCCATGTTCAGGGTGATTTTCTCAATCCGAGGGACTTGCATGACACTGGAATAACTGAACTTGTTCATCAGTTCAGCAACAACAGTCTCTTGATATTTATCATGCAGTTTCGCCATCGTTTACTCCAATTACTTAACGAGTTCACCGTTCGACTTGAAGAAACGCACTTTTTTGCCGTCTTCAATTCGGAAACCAACACGATCAGCCTTGCCAGCGGCAGGGTTGAAGATCGCAACATTCGATGCTTGAATTGGGGCTTCTTTCTCTACGATGCCACCAGTCACACCCAACTGTGGGTTTGGCTTAGTGTGCTTCTTAACCAGATTGATGCCTTCAACAATCACCTTACCGGTAGCCAAAACTTGGGAAACCTTACCGCGCTTACCCTTGTCTTTGCCTGCCAGTACAATTACTTCGTCTTGACGACGGATTTTAGCTGCCATTTTGAAGCTCCTTACAGTACTTCTGGCGCCAGCGATACAATTTTCATGAACTGCTCAGTACGCAATTCACGAGTCACTGGTCCAAAGATACGAGTACCGATCGGTGCCAGGTTGCTGTTCAATAGAACAGCCGCATTCCGATCGAAGCGAATGACAGAACCGTCTGGACGACGTACGCCTTTCTTAGTACGGACTACCACCGCGTTATACACATCACCTTTCTTCGCTTTAGCGCGAGGAATAGCTTCTTTAACAGAAACCTTGATGATGTCGCCGATACCGGCATAACGACGATGAGAGCCACCCAAGACCTTAATACACTGAACTCTACGAGCGCCACTGTTACACGCGACGTCCAGAGTCGATTGCATTTGGATCATTTTAAGTGCTCCGCTATCGTTACTACACAATCCCACATGGGATAATAAATAAACCTATTTTTGCCGAAAACGGTCAAAAATGGTGCGCAATTATAACACCATAAAATTGGGTTTGGTAGTAGTAAAAACAAACGGCCCCAAAAAAAGTGGAGCCGTTTACCTAATACTTAATCAAAGATTAAGCTTTTGTTACAACGTCAACCAGAGTCCAAGACTTAGTCTTAGACAGCGGGCGGCATTCGCGAATGGTCACGAGATCGCCAGCATTACACTGATTTTGTTCGTCATGAGCATGGATCTTGGTAGTACGCTTGATGTACTTACCATAGATAGGATGTTTCACCTGACGTTCAACTGCAACAGTGATGGACTTGTCCATTTTGTCGCTGATTACACGACCCTGCAAAGTACGGATTTTATCAGACATTATGCACCCGCCTTAGAAGTAATAATGGTCTTAACACGCGCAATATTACGGCGCACTGTTTTCAGCTGGTGAGTTTGACTCAGCTGACCAGTGGCATTTTGCATACGCAGGTTAAACTGCTCACGCAGCAGACCAAGTAATTCAGCGTTCAGTTCTTCAACGCTC
This region of Shewanella sp. NFH-SH190041 genomic DNA includes:
- the rplO gene encoding 50S ribosomal protein L15; the encoded protein is MKLNSLSPAAGSKHAAKRVGRGIGSGLGKTAGRGHKGQKSRSGGGVRIGFEGGQMPLKIRLPKFGFTSRIAMVTAEVRVSELAKVNGDVIDLNALKDANVITRNIQFAKIVLSGTIERPVTVKGLKVTKGARAAIEAAGGKIEE
- the rpmD gene encoding 50S ribosomal protein L30, whose product is MATKTIKVTQTKSAIGRLPKHRATLTGLGLRRIGHTVELQDTPAIRGMINKVYYMVKVEG
- the rpsE gene encoding 30S ribosomal protein S5, which translates into the protein MAKVEAQQKDDLQEKLIAVNRVSKVVKGGRIFSFTALTVVGDGAGKVGFGYGKAREVPAAIQKAMEKARRNMVNVQLNQGTLHHPVKGRHSGSRVYMQPASQGTGIIAGGAMRAVLEVAGVHNVLSKAYGSTNPINIVRATVDALVNMKSPAQIAAKRGLNVDEIRG
- the rplR gene encoding 50S ribosomal protein L18; protein product: MDKKSSRLRRATRARKKIQELGANRLVVHRTPRHIYAQVINPEAQVVASASTAEKAVKEALKYTGNVDAAKAVGKAVAERAIEKGVTVVAFDRSGFKYHGRVAALADAAREAGLQF
- the rplF gene encoding 50S ribosomal protein L6 — encoded protein: MSRVAKAPVTIPAGVEVTLNGQEITVKGGKGSLTRVINSAVAVVVEDSQIKFGPVEGVVNAWAQAGTARALVNNMVIGVSQGFEKKLKLIGVGYRAKVVGNGVDLTLGFSHPLVHTLPAGVTAECPSQTDIVIHGVDKQLVGQVAAEIRGYRPPEPYKGKGVRYEDEQVRRKEAKKK
- the rpsH gene encoding 30S ribosomal protein S8, with the protein product MSMQDPIADMLTRIRNGQAANKVSVKMPSAKLKVAIAKLLKDEGYITDYAVAGEAKPELEVTLKYFQGKPVVETIQRVSRPGLRIYKGKDELPKVMGGLGVAIVSTSKGLMTDRAARLAGMGGEVICYVA
- the rpsN gene encoding 30S ribosomal protein S14, with product MAKQSMKAREVKRAKLVAKYAEKRAALKAIISSPETSDEARWDAVLKLQALPRDSSAARQRNRCNQTGRPHGFLRKFGLSRIKLREATMRGEVPGLRKASW
- the rplE gene encoding 50S ribosomal protein L5, which encodes MAKLHDKYQETVVAELMNKFSYSSVMQVPRIEKITLNMGVGEAVADKKIMENAVRDMTAIAGQKPIVTVARKSVAGFKIREGYPIGCKVTLRGERMWEFFERLVDIAIPRIRDFRGLSAKSFDGRGNYAMGVREQIIFPEIDYDKIDKIRGMDIVITTSAKTDEEGRALLDAFNFPFRK
- the rplX gene encoding 50S ribosomal protein L24 produces the protein MAAKIRRQDEVIVLAGKDKGKRGKVSQVLATGKVIVEGINLVKKHTKPNPQLGVTGGIVEKEAPIQASNVAIFNPAAGKADRVGFRIEDGKKVRFFKSNGELVK
- the rplN gene encoding 50S ribosomal protein L14; translated protein: MIQMQSTLDVACNSGARRVQCIKVLGGSHRRYAGIGDIIKVSVKEAIPRAKAKKGDVYNAVVVRTKKGVRRPDGSVIRFDRNAAVLLNSNLAPIGTRIFGPVTRELRTEQFMKIVSLAPEVL
- the rpsQ gene encoding 30S ribosomal protein S17 — its product is MSDKIRTLQGRVISDKMDKSITVAVERQVKHPIYGKYIKRTTKIHAHDEQNQCNAGDLVTIRECRPLSKTKSWTLVDVVTKA
- the rpmC gene encoding 50S ribosomal protein L29, whose translation is MKASELREKSVEELNAELLGLLREQFNLRMQNATGQLSQTHQLKTVRRNIARVKTIITSKAGA